One Bemisia tabaci chromosome 7, PGI_BMITA_v3 DNA window includes the following coding sequences:
- the Yip1d1 gene encoding protein YIPF5 homolog, with the protein MSENPAGFNSYWPMEGDQTADQFSESGFYVSNPNVSYQQQHTTPVSFLVPNDNLAGGNMYGGYSDGPSMNTDFDNEPPLLEELGIEPSKILDRSLAVLNPFQSVPFDDVDLVGPVCYCLTLGGLLIVMGSKINFGYVYGLAVTSCLMMYFLLNLMTNTTAMTLTFVASVLGYSIIPMIFLSCLSLFIPLQTNVVGWALTALAIFWCSFSASQIFVSVSNDSNQRLLFVYPCILLYGVFALLVLF; encoded by the coding sequence ATGTCCGAAAATCCTGCCGGATTCAACTCATACTGGCCGATGGAGGGTGATCAAACTGCTGATCAGTTCAGTGAGTCAGGCTTCTACGTTTCCAATCCCAATGTCAGCTATCAACAACAGCACACTACACCAGTTTCGTTCCTTGTCCCGAACGACAATCTTGCAGGCGGCAACATGTACGGTGGTTACTCCGATGGACCTAGCATGAACACGGACTTCGATAACGAGCCGCCATTGTTGGAAGAACTGGGCATCGAACCAtctaaaattttggacagatcCTTGGCGGTCCTGAATCCGTTCCAGTCAGTGCCGTTTGACGATGTAGATTTAGTCGGTCCTGTTTGTTATTGTTTAACGCTAGGAGGGCTTCTAATTGTAATGGGTAGCAAAATCAATTTTGGGTATGTCTATGGTCTTGCAGTTACAAGCTGTCTCATGATGTACTTTTTACTGAATCTAATGACGAATACAACAGCCATGACGCTGACTTTTGTCGCCTCTGTTTTGGGTTATTCGATCATACCCATGATTTTTTTGTCGTGTCTAAGCTTATTTATCCCTTTGCAAACAAACGTAGTAGGTTGGGCTCTAACGGCTCTTGCCATCTTCTGGTGCAGTTTCTCTGCTTCTCAAATCTTCGTTTCGGTATCAAATGACTCTAATCAAAGGCTTTTATTTGTTTACCCATGTATTTTattatacggtgtttttgcgCTTCTGGTGTTATTTTAA
- the Rep gene encoding LOW QUALITY PROTEIN: rab proteins geranylgeranyltransferase component A 1 (The sequence of the model RefSeq protein was modified relative to this genomic sequence to represent the inferred CDS: inserted 1 base in 1 codon) — MNEDIPSSYDVIVVGTGMTESIIAAAASRVGQRVLHLDSNSYYGDLWATFNFKGIEEWISSQSPKVSEENLIGSSGFSVPENCSCLQIKNVGSLVSNIEEIFFIEDKEEETPEPTITSPSANKDLEQVPDDNASGPTEEPQEIKPTPSEPVEPKKQEVSWSQKTFLENSRKYNLDLAPKLLFAKGSLVELLISSNIGRYTEFRSVTRVLTWINNRLQPVPCSRADVFATTDVSVVEKRMLMKLLTSFTQSDSSSEFEAFQDKTFLEFLKSKKLPNNLIHYVLHAIAMGTEKTSFKEGLSRSQLFLSSLGRYSNSPFLWSMYGSGELPQCFCRLCAVFGGFITXKKGAEALVISDSDNSCKGIVSEDQIFSAPHVVLGVSSFPKSFLVNPEKKGLSRGIFITDRSILPSEKEQLTLLQYPINNRLITVIEVGPATCACPTNQYVVHMTCKQEVSAQEDLLPIVSNLFNPYTLEDDEKSADAAVEGDSAEISENWKPRLLWALYYNVLDTSPQFFSPSVPANVHLCSGPDGDLDFDASVNQAKSIFSRICPEEEFLPRAPDPEEIVLEDAEPAEEEKPEESSEKETTNETANQENECLSSEQEANVQEIQTEK; from the exons ATGAATGAAGATATTCCATCATCATATGATGTCATTGTCGTGGGCACAG GTATGACAGAATCCATTATTGCAGCTGCTGCCAGTAGAGTTGGGCAAAGAGTTCTTCACTTGGACAG taACTCATACTACGGTGACCTGTGGGCAACgttcaatttcaaaggaattgaggaatggattAGCAGTCAGTCCCCTAaggtttcagaagaaaatttgattGGCTCCTCTGGTTTCTCTGTTCCTGAAAACTGTTCATGTTTACAAATCAAAAACGTTGGATCACTGGTTTCGAACATagaggaaatatttttcataga agataaagaagaagaaacaccAGAACCAACAATCACCAGTCCAAGCGCCAATAAAGATTTAGAGCAGGTCCCTGATGACAATGCATCTGGACCAACAGAAGAACCTCAAGAAATCAAACCGACTCCAAGTGAGCCTGTTGAACCCAAAAAGCAGGAGGTCTCCTGGAGCCAAAAAACATTCCTAGAAAATAGTCGTAAATATAATCTAGACCTTGCTCCTAAG CTACTTTTCGCCAAAGGTTCATTAGTTGAACTTCTGATATCATCAAATATCGGTCGCTATACTGAATTCCGCAGTGTGACACGTGTTCTTACGTGGATAAATAATCGACTGCAACCCGTCCCATGCTCTCGAGCGGATGTTTTTGCAACCACTGATGTTAGTGTGGTAGAAAAACGCATGCTCATGAAATTACTTACATCTTTCACTCAGTCTGACTCTAGCAGTGAATTTGAAG CTTTTCAGGACaaaacatttttggaatttctaaAGAGCAAGAAGTTGCCAAACAACCTGATTCATTATGTACTTCACGCCATTGCCATGGGAACAGAAAAAACTTCGTTTAAAGAAGGACTATCCCGATCTCAGTTATTCCTTAGCAGTTTAGGACGATATTCCAACTCACCATTTCTGTGGTCTATGTACGGAAGCGGAGAGCTTCCTCAATGCTTTTGCCG GCTTTGTGCAGTATTTGGTGGATTTATCA TGAAGAAAGGTGCTGAAGCATTGGTCATTTCGGATAGTGATAACTCTTGCAAAGGCATCGTGTCGGAAGATCAAATATTCTCGGCTCCTCATGTAGTTCTAGGTGTAAGTTCATTCCCGAAATCTTTCTTAGTCAATCCTGAAAAGAAGGGTCTGTCAAGAGGAATTTTTATAACTGACAG GTCCATCTTACCATCGGAGAAAGAACAACTAACTCTGCTTCAGTACCCAATCAATAACAGGCTGATTACTGTGATAGAAGTTGGACCCGCCACATGTGCATGTCCAACAAATCAAT ATGTCGTTCACATGACTTGTAAACAGGAAGTATCTGCTCAAGAAGACTTATTACCCATTGTTTCCAATTTATTTAATCCATATACACTTGAAGATGATGAAAAATCGGCTGATGCCGCAGTGGAG GGTGACTCAGCAGAAATTAGTGAAAATTGGAAGCCACGTTTGCTTTGGGCTCTCTATTACAATGTTTTGGATACCTCTCCGCAGTTTTTCAGCCCCAGTGTACCAGCAAATGTTCATCTTTGTTCTGGACCTGACGGTGATCTTGATTTTGATGCCTCTGTTAATCAG gCTAAGTCAATTTTCTCGAGAATTTGCCCTGAGGAAGAGTTCTTACCTCGTGCTCCTGATCCTGAGGAAATAGTCCTAGAGGATGCAGAACCTGCTGAAGAGGAAAAACCGGAAGAGAGTTCAGAGAAAGAGACTACAAATGAGACTGCAAATCAAGAGAATGAATGTCTTTCATCTGAACAAGAAGCCAACGTGCAAGAaattcaaacagaaaaatag